The following coding sequences lie in one Sinorhizobium fredii USDA 257 genomic window:
- a CDS encoding DUF4168 domain-containing protein gives MITRYTPVASLTAAVFSLMVISPASALELAQAEATQPAPQAPAQTGAKGGPISEQKIEAFAVAYLQVDKVRQEYSAKIGATQDAAAKEKLQSEASQQMVKAVEASPNISVEEYTTILTAAQNDPALAKKVEEKLQSSAPAQQAPAQQ, from the coding sequence ATGATCACTCGTTACACCCCCGTTGCATCGCTGACCGCTGCAGTCTTCAGCCTGATGGTCATCAGCCCGGCATCGGCGCTGGAACTCGCCCAGGCAGAGGCAACACAGCCGGCCCCACAGGCCCCGGCACAGACGGGCGCCAAGGGCGGCCCCATCAGCGAACAGAAGATCGAGGCCTTCGCAGTCGCCTATCTCCAAGTCGACAAGGTCCGGCAGGAATACTCCGCAAAGATCGGGGCGACGCAGGATGCAGCTGCAAAGGAAAAGCTGCAGAGCGAAGCCAGCCAGCAGATGGTCAAGGCCGTAGAGGCTTCCCCGAACATATCGGTCGAGGAATACACCACGATTCTGACGGCCGCACAGAACGATCCGGCTCTGGCCAAGAAGGTCGAGGAAAAACTTCAGAGCAGCGCGCCGGCGCAGCAGGCCCCCGCACAGCAGTAA
- the glgX gene encoding glycogen debranching protein GlgX: MNVAFSELDFLKPELGAEYTGQGTHFAIFSAHAEKIELCLFSEDGSKETARLPLPKREGDIWSGYIEGLGPGTLYGYRAYGPYDPHNGHRFNPNKLLLDPYAKQVAGEFVWDDALFGYTIGSQEGDLSFDERDSAPYMVKGVVQDPNFDWAGEEAIRRPWTETIIYETHLRGMTMTHPDVPDELRGTFLGMASDPIIDHLMKLGVSAVELLPVQYFLDDRYLTERSLRNYWGYQPLGYFAPHARYLKGTRITEFKTMVKRFHAAGIEVLMDVVYNHTAEGSEQGPTLSFRGLDNLSYYRQSPEQPRHTYDMTGTGNTLNVAHPMVLRMVLDSLRYWVGVMHIDGFRFDLASALGREYMEFDREGGFLDAIRQDPILAGVKLIAEPWDIGDGGYQLGGFPPPFREWNDRFRDDIRRFWKGDGGVVPVLAERLAGSPVQFNHSGRAATSSVNLLSAHDGFTLMDTVSYAGKHNEANGEDNHDGHSDNHSDNMGAEGPTDDPEIEQARRRRRFAMLATLMVSQGVPMVLGGDELGNSQSGNNNAYCQDNEIGWLDWSRSDDALLAFCRKMIAFRREHPVLRQEYFLEGATDEHGRIEIAWYKPDGSHMDEAAWGDGELRILGLYLCQLSPVEAPAGEIFLVLNAGGDCEVALPPVHGSECWLWALNTAEEDAFAGSVAHDRETIPAQSVAAFVPKDPG; the protein is encoded by the coding sequence ATGAATGTGGCTTTCTCCGAACTCGATTTCCTGAAGCCGGAGCTTGGCGCCGAATACACCGGCCAGGGCACGCATTTCGCGATCTTTTCCGCGCATGCCGAGAAGATCGAACTTTGTCTCTTTTCCGAGGATGGCAGCAAGGAAACGGCCCGCCTGCCGCTGCCGAAGCGCGAAGGCGACATCTGGTCCGGATACATCGAAGGGCTCGGCCCAGGGACGCTTTACGGCTACCGCGCCTACGGGCCCTATGACCCGCATAACGGCCATCGTTTCAACCCGAACAAGCTGCTCCTCGATCCTTATGCCAAGCAGGTGGCCGGTGAGTTCGTCTGGGACGACGCGCTGTTCGGCTACACGATCGGCAGCCAGGAGGGCGACCTTTCCTTCGACGAGCGCGATAGCGCCCCATACATGGTCAAGGGCGTCGTTCAGGATCCGAACTTCGACTGGGCCGGCGAAGAGGCGATCCGCCGGCCCTGGACGGAGACGATCATCTACGAGACCCACCTTCGCGGCATGACCATGACGCATCCGGACGTGCCGGACGAATTGCGCGGCACCTTCCTCGGCATGGCAAGCGACCCGATCATCGATCATCTGATGAAGCTCGGCGTCTCGGCGGTCGAGCTTCTGCCGGTGCAATATTTCCTCGACGACCGCTACCTCACCGAGCGAAGCCTCAGGAACTATTGGGGTTACCAGCCGCTCGGCTATTTCGCGCCGCATGCCCGCTACCTGAAGGGCACCAGGATCACCGAGTTCAAGACGATGGTGAAGCGCTTCCATGCCGCCGGCATCGAGGTTCTGATGGACGTCGTCTACAACCACACCGCCGAAGGTTCGGAGCAGGGGCCGACCCTCAGCTTCCGCGGCCTCGACAATCTCAGCTATTACCGCCAGTCGCCGGAGCAGCCCCGACATACTTATGACATGACCGGCACCGGCAATACGCTGAACGTGGCGCATCCCATGGTGCTGCGCATGGTGCTCGATAGCCTCCGTTATTGGGTGGGCGTCATGCACATCGACGGTTTCCGCTTCGATCTCGCGAGTGCCCTTGGGCGCGAATACATGGAGTTCGACCGGGAAGGCGGGTTCCTCGATGCGATCAGGCAAGATCCGATCCTGGCCGGCGTCAAGCTGATCGCCGAACCTTGGGATATCGGCGACGGCGGCTACCAGCTCGGCGGTTTTCCGCCGCCCTTCCGTGAGTGGAACGATCGCTTCCGCGACGATATCCGGCGCTTCTGGAAAGGAGATGGCGGCGTTGTGCCGGTGCTTGCCGAACGGCTCGCCGGCTCACCGGTCCAGTTCAACCATTCCGGCCGCGCCGCAACAAGCTCCGTCAACCTTTTGAGTGCGCATGACGGCTTCACGCTGATGGATACGGTTTCCTACGCTGGAAAGCACAACGAGGCGAACGGCGAGGACAATCATGACGGCCACTCGGACAATCACTCCGACAATATGGGTGCCGAGGGGCCGACCGATGACCCCGAGATCGAGCAGGCGCGTCGGCGCCGCCGCTTTGCCATGCTTGCCACCCTGATGGTGAGCCAAGGCGTTCCGATGGTCCTCGGCGGCGACGAGCTCGGCAACAGCCAGAGCGGAAACAACAATGCCTATTGCCAGGACAACGAGATCGGCTGGCTTGATTGGAGCCGGTCGGACGACGCCCTCCTCGCCTTCTGCCGCAAAATGATCGCTTTCCGGCGGGAGCACCCGGTGCTGCGTCAGGAGTACTTCCTGGAAGGTGCCACGGACGAGCACGGACGCATCGAGATCGCCTGGTATAAGCCCGACGGCAGCCACATGGATGAGGCGGCATGGGGTGATGGCGAATTGCGCATCCTCGGTCTCTATCTCTGCCAGCTCTCCCCTGTCGAGGCGCCGGCGGGGGAGATATTCCTCGTCCTCAACGCCGGGGGCGACTGCGAAGTAGCGCTGCCCCCTGTGCACGGTTCGGAATGCTGGCTGTGGGCGCTCAACACGGCCGAGGAAGATGCCTTTGCCGGGTCCGTTGCCCACGATCGGGAAACGATCCCCGCGCAGAGCGTTGCCGCTTTCGTTCCGAAAGACCCCGGGTAA
- a CDS encoding DUF2934 domain-containing protein — MENDREELIKRRAYAIWEQEGRPDGQDLRHWEQAAREMQRQGASNPHGRENLESEGTTNAVSTPKPPAPRGKPARNGARAH, encoded by the coding sequence ATGGAAAACGACAGGGAAGAACTGATCAAGCGCAGGGCTTACGCGATCTGGGAGCAGGAAGGTCGTCCGGACGGCCAGGACCTGCGCCACTGGGAGCAGGCAGCGCGGGAAATGCAGCGACAGGGTGCATCGAACCCGCATGGACGCGAGAACCTCGAAAGCGAGGGAACGACCAATGCCGTGTCGACCCCGAAGCCGCCTGCGCCGCGCGGAAAACCCGCCAGGAACGGAGCGCGAGCGCACTGA
- a CDS encoding DUF6766 family protein has translation MSFLRDNGLSITLTIFTAATIAGMIFAGTNAFNQEAIMHGEPTVTVANYLATGHFLSALFENWESEFLQMAAYVCLTAFLYQRGSAESKDPDAPSTDVDEDPRKKKNDLKAPWAVRQGQLVRTLYSYSLGIVLAGLFVLSFVFHLRASAAAGNIEAMRHGAPPVDLWTRLADAEFWFECFQNWQSEFLSTLLLVLLSIFLRFRGSPESKPVAAPHAATGK, from the coding sequence ATGTCGTTCTTGCGTGACAATGGACTGAGCATAACGCTGACCATCTTCACCGCTGCAACCATCGCAGGCATGATCTTCGCCGGCACGAATGCCTTCAATCAAGAGGCGATCATGCATGGCGAGCCGACTGTAACCGTCGCCAATTATCTCGCCACCGGACATTTCCTGTCCGCGCTCTTCGAAAACTGGGAAAGCGAGTTTCTGCAGATGGCGGCGTATGTCTGCCTCACGGCCTTTCTCTACCAGCGCGGCTCGGCCGAATCCAAGGACCCAGACGCTCCCTCGACGGACGTGGACGAGGATCCTCGCAAGAAGAAGAACGATCTAAAGGCCCCCTGGGCGGTTCGGCAAGGGCAACTGGTTAGGACGCTTTATTCCTACTCGTTGGGCATTGTCCTTGCAGGGCTGTTCGTCCTGAGCTTTGTTTTCCACCTGCGCGCCAGCGCCGCGGCCGGAAACATCGAGGCGATGCGCCACGGCGCGCCGCCTGTCGACCTCTGGACGCGACTGGCGGATGCCGAGTTCTGGTTCGAGTGCTTTCAGAACTGGCAATCGGAGTTCCTCTCCACCTTGCTGCTGGTCCTGCTCTCCATTTTCCTACGTTTTCGTGGATCGCCGGAGTCCAAACCGGTCGCGGCTCCGCATGCTGCAACCGGAAAGTAG
- a CDS encoding ABC transporter substrate-binding protein, which translates to MRILSCVLLTLVAAVLVASTSVAAEITDVTGRKVEIELPAKRILLGEARQIHVAAALKGKHVFDTIVGWRDDLIKKDPDSYDGYRERFPAIEKLPRFGYIPSGDFSLEAAIALKPDVLTLNLEAQQAIEESGFIDRAAAAGIAVVYLDFRVDPAKNSERSVEILGQIFGAEARAKEFIEYRRAQIAVVTERLAKAGAIARPKVFIERSPGITGEFACCRTFGPANFGEMVEKAGGHNVGSDVITATFGDLNPEQLVVANPDHVIVTGSNWSAESDVNQFVSVGRGADPDAARERLKGLMQRPAFAALDAVKAGRVHAVWHQFYGAPYEFVPIQQFAKWFHPALFADIDPDRTFREFHEKFQPIAYRPGYFVSLSDGGE; encoded by the coding sequence ATGCGGATCCTGAGCTGTGTTCTCCTGACGCTTGTCGCAGCAGTGCTGGTGGCGTCGACCTCCGTCGCGGCCGAAATCACCGATGTCACCGGCCGCAAGGTCGAGATCGAGCTTCCGGCCAAGCGGATCCTGCTCGGCGAGGCGCGCCAGATCCACGTGGCGGCGGCGCTGAAGGGCAAGCATGTCTTCGACACGATCGTCGGCTGGCGCGACGATCTGATCAAGAAGGATCCGGATTCCTATGACGGCTATCGCGAGCGCTTCCCGGCGATCGAGAAGCTGCCGCGCTTCGGCTATATCCCGAGCGGCGATTTCAGCCTCGAGGCGGCGATCGCGCTGAAGCCGGACGTGCTGACGCTGAACCTGGAAGCCCAGCAGGCCATCGAGGAATCGGGCTTCATCGACAGGGCAGCAGCCGCTGGCATCGCCGTCGTCTATCTCGATTTCCGCGTCGACCCGGCGAAGAACAGCGAGAGATCCGTCGAGATCCTCGGCCAGATATTCGGCGCCGAAGCGCGGGCCAAGGAATTCATCGAATACAGGCGCGCCCAGATCGCCGTCGTCACCGAACGGCTCGCCAAAGCCGGCGCGATCGCGCGACCAAAAGTGTTCATCGAGCGCTCTCCCGGCATAACCGGCGAATTTGCCTGCTGCCGGACCTTCGGGCCGGCGAACTTCGGCGAGATGGTGGAGAAGGCCGGCGGCCACAATGTCGGCTCTGATGTGATCACCGCGACCTTCGGCGATCTCAATCCCGAGCAGCTGGTCGTTGCGAACCCAGATCATGTGATCGTCACCGGCAGCAACTGGTCGGCCGAGTCCGACGTCAATCAGTTCGTCAGCGTCGGCCGCGGCGCCGATCCTGACGCCGCGCGCGAGCGGCTGAAGGGGCTGATGCAGAGGCCGGCCTTTGCCGCGCTGGACGCGGTGAAGGCGGGCAGGGTGCATGCGGTCTGGCATCAGTTCTACGGCGCGCCCTACGAGTTCGTGCCGATCCAGCAGTTCGCCAAATGGTTTCATCCGGCGCTTTTCGCCGATATCGATCCGGACCGAACGTTCCGAGAATTCCACG
- a CDS encoding class I SAM-dependent methyltransferase: MSDVTAGRNYDLRDEIKAYWSERAATFDLSPGHEIFSEEERAAWHRLFLRHLGRGDGRATLDLASGTGVISHLLDDLGFRVTGLDWAEPMLERARQKARNRKRAITFRIGDAESTMEPDDHYDVIVNRHLVWTLVDPAAAFAEWLRVLKPGGTLLIVDGDFVSTSALERLFSKFSNWGQRVGIFKPDALMHSREMMETHRNILSRVYFSDGARAEAVVELLRATGFMDIDVDTDLDEIHRTQAKNWNFFKGLARRSQHRYAIRASKRVN, from the coding sequence ATGAGCGACGTGACGGCGGGCCGGAACTACGATCTTCGCGATGAAATCAAGGCCTATTGGTCAGAACGTGCCGCCACTTTCGATCTCTCACCGGGACACGAGATCTTCTCCGAAGAAGAGCGCGCCGCCTGGCATCGCCTTTTCCTGCGCCATCTCGGTCGCGGCGATGGTCGCGCTACACTCGACCTCGCCAGCGGCACTGGCGTCATCTCGCATCTGCTCGACGACCTCGGCTTCAGGGTCACCGGGCTGGACTGGGCCGAGCCCATGCTTGAACGGGCGCGACAGAAGGCAAGAAACCGCAAGCGGGCCATCACTTTCCGCATCGGCGATGCGGAAAGCACAATGGAGCCGGACGATCATTACGACGTGATCGTCAACAGGCATCTGGTCTGGACGCTGGTCGATCCGGCCGCAGCCTTCGCCGAATGGCTGCGCGTACTCAAACCCGGCGGCACGCTTCTGATCGTCGATGGCGATTTCGTCAGTACGAGTGCGCTGGAGCGGCTGTTCTCGAAATTCAGCAACTGGGGACAGCGCGTGGGGATTTTCAAGCCGGATGCACTCATGCACTCACGCGAGATGATGGAAACCCATCGAAACATCCTCTCCCGCGTCTACTTCTCCGACGGGGCACGCGCCGAGGCCGTCGTCGAACTTCTCCGTGCCACCGGCTTCATGGACATTGATGTCGACACCGATCTGGACGAGATTCATCGGACGCAGGCGAAGAACTGGAACTTCTTCAAGGGACTCGCGCGACGGAGCCAGCACCGTTACGCGATCCGAGCCAGCAAGCGTGTGAACTAG
- a CDS encoding ABC transporter substrate-binding protein yields MKVFNRVAAAAMGLCVLFSSAALAETVKVKDITGREVEVSVPVKHVILGEGRQIYFVGALDKDEPFKRVVGWRDDLAKADPETYAAYLAKYPDIAKLPAFGGMKDGTFDIEQAVALKPDVMLMNIDAKTATEEAGYIEKLEKVGIPLVYVDFREKPMENTEPSMRLIGKLFGEEDKAEEFIKFRADSIAEVTDVLAKANPKKPLVFVERAGGYSDDCCMSFGDENFGKMVEFAGGTNMAKDIIPGTFGTVNPEQIIASNPDQIIITGGNWEGYVPGGNWVGVGYGADEKEAFRKLENLTKRPAFTDVKAVKEGNVHAIWHQFYNNPYQFVAIQQIAKWLHPDLFKDIDPEATFKELHERFLPLPYKSGYFVSLNVGQ; encoded by the coding sequence ATGAAGGTTTTCAACAGGGTGGCCGCCGCGGCCATGGGCCTGTGCGTCCTATTTTCAAGTGCTGCGCTCGCTGAAACGGTCAAGGTGAAGGACATCACCGGCCGCGAGGTCGAGGTCAGCGTCCCCGTCAAGCACGTGATCTTGGGCGAAGGACGGCAGATATATTTCGTCGGCGCCCTGGACAAGGACGAGCCCTTCAAGCGCGTCGTCGGCTGGCGCGACGACCTGGCGAAGGCCGATCCGGAAACCTATGCCGCCTATCTCGCCAAGTATCCGGACATCGCCAAGCTGCCGGCCTTCGGCGGCATGAAGGACGGAACCTTCGATATCGAGCAGGCGGTCGCGCTGAAACCCGACGTCATGCTGATGAACATCGATGCGAAGACGGCGACGGAAGAGGCCGGCTATATCGAAAAGCTCGAGAAGGTCGGCATTCCGCTCGTCTATGTCGATTTCCGCGAAAAGCCGATGGAAAACACCGAACCGAGCATGCGCCTGATCGGCAAGCTGTTCGGCGAGGAGGATAAGGCCGAAGAATTCATCAAGTTCCGCGCCGACAGCATCGCCGAGGTGACCGACGTTCTGGCCAAGGCCAATCCGAAGAAGCCGCTCGTCTTCGTCGAGCGCGCCGGCGGCTATTCCGACGATTGCTGCATGTCGTTCGGCGATGAGAATTTCGGCAAGATGGTCGAGTTCGCCGGCGGTACCAACATGGCCAAGGACATCATTCCGGGTACGTTCGGTACGGTAAATCCGGAGCAGATCATCGCATCGAACCCGGACCAGATCATCATCACCGGTGGCAACTGGGAAGGCTACGTGCCGGGCGGCAACTGGGTCGGCGTCGGCTATGGCGCCGACGAGAAGGAAGCGTTCCGCAAGCTCGAGAACCTCACCAAGCGCCCGGCCTTCACCGATGTGAAGGCGGTGAAAGAAGGCAATGTCCACGCCATCTGGCACCAATTCTACAACAATCCGTATCAGTTCGTCGCCATCCAGCAGATTGCCAAGTGGCTGCATCCGGACCTCTTCAAGGATATCGACCCGGAGGCGACGTTCAAGGAGTTGCACGAACGCTTCTTGCCACTGCCTTACAAGAGCGGCTACTTCGTGTCGCTGAATGTCGGCCAGTAA
- a CDS encoding CBS domain-containing protein, whose translation MHVSEIMTRDVHMVTPNDTIREVARQMADNDIGFMPVEDHDRLVGMVTDRDIVVRGVADGLDPQAKVRDVMTTDVKYCFEDEEVDDVARNMGDIQVRRLPVVNRDKRLVGIVSLADAAREQPSAAGTGLKGVTMPGGEHNQAERH comes from the coding sequence ATGCATGTATCGGAGATCATGACCAGAGACGTTCATATGGTTACCCCCAATGACACGATAAGAGAGGTGGCGCGGCAGATGGCCGACAACGACATCGGCTTCATGCCGGTCGAGGACCATGACCGCCTGGTCGGTATGGTTACCGATCGGGACATCGTCGTGCGGGGCGTGGCGGACGGGCTCGATCCGCAGGCGAAAGTGCGCGACGTGATGACAACCGACGTCAAATACTGCTTCGAGGACGAGGAAGTGGACGACGTGGCGCGGAACATGGGCGACATTCAGGTGCGGCGCCTGCCCGTGGTCAATCGCGACAAGCGCCTCGTCGGCATCGTGTCGCTGGCTGACGCCGCTCGCGAGCAACCCTCGGCTGCGGGCACGGGCCTGAAGGGCGTGACCATGCCCGGTGGCGAGCACAATCAGGCCGAGCGGCACTGA